A region of the Pantoea alfalfae genome:
GGTGATGATGGTGCGCCTGCCCGATCTGGACGCGCTGAAAGATTCACTGGAGCCAGCGCTGGTTGAGGAGTACCTGTTCAATTTCGTCAACATGCTCTCTACCTTTGTGCTGCGCTATCCCGGCGCTTTGCTGGCACGCTATTTTCGCAGTGATTTTGCCGTATTACTGCCGCATCGCAGTCTTAAAGAGGCAAACAGTATTGCCGATCAGCTGATCAATGCTGTTGATTCTTTGCCACCGATGCGCCTGGTCAATCGCGATGATCTGATCCACATCGGAATCACCGCCTGGCACAGCGGGCAGACCGTCCTGCAGGTGATAGAAAATGCCGAAATGGCCACGCGACGTGCAGCACTGCTGGGTGGTAATAACTGGATTAATGGTGAAGGAAACCCTCAGGACGCCGGGCGGGGCAGCGTGCGCTGGCGAACCCTGCTGGAGAATACGTTAAGCCGCGGTGGTCCGCGGCTGTACCATAAACCCACCGTTAATATCGAAGGCAAAGTACAGCATCGGGTCATGCTGACCCGTATCTTTGACGGCGATAAAGAGGTGCTGGCCGCTGAATATATGCCGCTGGTACAGCAGCTCGGTATGGCTGATGGCTGGGATCGTCAGCTGGTCACGCGCATCGCGGCACTCTCTGAACTGTGGCCGGAAGAGACGCTGGTGATGCCGGTGACGATGACCTCGCTCCTGCAACGTTCATTTGTCCTCTGGCTACAGAATATGCTGCTGCAGTGCCCCAAATCACAAAGAAAACGATTTTTATTTGAACTTGCCGAGGCAGATGTCTGTCAACACATCGACCATTTAACACCAGTATTCCGTGCACTTAAGGCTTTTGGCTGCCGTGTAGCGGTGAATCAGGCGGGTTTAACCGTCGTCAGCAGTGCCTATATACGACAGCTGCCGCTGGAACTGATCAAGCTTGATGCAGGTCTGGTGCGCAACATTGAACGACGGACCGCCAATCAGCTGTTTGTACAGAGTCTGCTGGAGGTCTGTAAGTCCACGGGTATTCAGGTGTTTGCCACCGGTGTCCGCACCAAAGCGGAGTGGCAGACATTAGTGGCGCTGGGTGTGGCAGGCGGGCAGGGCGACTTTTTTGCCCCTTCGCTTCCGGTTAACAGTAACGTGAAGAAGTATTCCCAACGTTACCGTATTTAATGATTTGCTGTCGTAATGACAGAAATTGACGGTTTTTTTTAATGTTAAACCGCATCTGAACCCATAACCATCGTGCCGGAAATGTTAAATTTTATGTCGGGCATGGCAAGCGGAAATCACGTTAAATGCAGCACTGATGGCGTCTGGTCGCCATTCTGCTGCTACGGATCGCGGGTTCAGATGACTTAAACGCAATCAGGCGTCTTTTTTCACCGAAGCAGAACGTTTTTGCGCCTTGTGGCAGCTTCGTGTGGTTGGTAAAGTAAGCGGATTTTATTTTCCGCCCCCAGCTTGCAGGATTATCCCTTAGTATGTTTAAAAAATTTCGTGGCATGTTTTCCAACGACTTGTCCATTGACCTGGGTACCGCGAATACCCTGATTTACGTAAAAGGACAAGGCATCGTGCTGAACGAGCCTTCTGTGGTTGCTATTCGTCAGGACCGTGCCGGTTCACCGAAAAGTGTCGCGGCCGTGGGTCATGACGCCAAACAGATGCTCGGTCGTACGCCAGGCAATATTGCCGCTATCCGTCCGATGAAAGATGGCGTTATCGCTGACTTCTTCGTGACCGAAAAGATGCTGCAACACTTCATCAAGCAGGTTCACAGCAACAGCTTTATGCGTCCCAGCCCACGTGTGCTGGTCTGCGTACCCGTCGGGGCCACGCAGGTAGAACGTCGTGCGATTCGTGAATCCGCTCAGGGCGCCGGCGCGCGTGAAGTCTTTCTGATTGAAGAGCCGATGGCTGCAGCTATTGGTGCAGGTCTGCCCGTTTCTGAAGCGACCGGTTCAATGGTCGTTGATATCGGTGGTGGTACTACCGAAGTGGCGGTGATCTCCCTGAACGGTGTGGTCTACTCCTCATCCGTACGTATTGGTGGCGATCGTTTCGATGAAGCTATTATTAATTATGTGCGTCGTAACTACGGTTCACTGATTGGTGAAGCGACCGCAGAACGCATTAAGCATGAGATTGGTTCAGCTTATCCGGGTGATGAAGTCCGTGAAATTGAAGTTCGTGGCCGTAACCTGGCAGAGGGTGTACCGCGCGGCTTCACGCTGAACTCCAACGAAATTCTGGAAGCGCTGCAGGAGCCGTTAACCGGCATTGTCAGCGCGGTGATGGTTGCTCTTGAGCAGTGTCCGCCTGAGCTGGCCTCCGATATCTCAGA
Encoded here:
- the csrD gene encoding RNase E specificity factor CsrD yields the protein MRLTTKLSAFITFLSLLAMSLMLAGCAFSVFWFSHQRVEHRAQVLATEVDQAMFSETPEQLHNWLTRMMPIMNAEQISLHNGRQTFLTLSRHENQMLEDEPNRFIQVDVPLMHQTGLQLRVVTLDPAKTWLRSITGTSTLGILFTVMLVMSLLLLMMHRWLSRQWRGMEHLEGRAQAIINGERGVVPKRDVDEWPPRASRAMDILLADLQEAGEQRLRIDTLIRTFAAQDGRTGLNNRLFFDNQLATLLEDQEAVGTHGVVMMVRLPDLDALKDSLEPALVEEYLFNFVNMLSTFVLRYPGALLARYFRSDFAVLLPHRSLKEANSIADQLINAVDSLPPMRLVNRDDLIHIGITAWHSGQTVLQVIENAEMATRRAALLGGNNWINGEGNPQDAGRGSVRWRTLLENTLSRGGPRLYHKPTVNIEGKVQHRVMLTRIFDGDKEVLAAEYMPLVQQLGMADGWDRQLVTRIAALSELWPEETLVMPVTMTSLLQRSFVLWLQNMLLQCPKSQRKRFLFELAEADVCQHIDHLTPVFRALKAFGCRVAVNQAGLTVVSSAYIRQLPLELIKLDAGLVRNIERRTANQLFVQSLLEVCKSTGIQVFATGVRTKAEWQTLVALGVAGGQGDFFAPSLPVNSNVKKYSQRYRI
- the mreB gene encoding rod shape-determining protein MreB; amino-acid sequence: MFKKFRGMFSNDLSIDLGTANTLIYVKGQGIVLNEPSVVAIRQDRAGSPKSVAAVGHDAKQMLGRTPGNIAAIRPMKDGVIADFFVTEKMLQHFIKQVHSNSFMRPSPRVLVCVPVGATQVERRAIRESAQGAGAREVFLIEEPMAAAIGAGLPVSEATGSMVVDIGGGTTEVAVISLNGVVYSSSVRIGGDRFDEAIINYVRRNYGSLIGEATAERIKHEIGSAYPGDEVREIEVRGRNLAEGVPRGFTLNSNEILEALQEPLTGIVSAVMVALEQCPPELASDISERGMVLTGGGALLRNLDRLLMEETGIPVVVAEDPLTCVARGGGKALEMIDMHGGDLFSEE